One Anopheles marshallii chromosome 3, idAnoMarsDA_429_01, whole genome shotgun sequence genomic region harbors:
- the LOC128714656 gene encoding uncharacterized protein LOC128714656, which produces MAVGRVAGTGNIGYSSNYRTGGRSYHGGINEEIIWISIGMAVTIAILITLALIYLAYEKCQKRRQRYIQA; this is translated from the exons ATGGCAGTCGGGAGAGTGGCAGGCACGGGAAATATCGGGTACTCATCGAACTACCGGACTGGGG GACGATCCTACCATGGTGGaataaatgaagaaatcaTATGGATTAGTATCGGGATGGCGGTCACCATCGCGATACTAATCACCTTAGCATTAATCTATCTGGCCTACGAAAAATGCCAAAAACGTCGTCAGCGCTACATACAAGCGTGA
- the LOC128715475 gene encoding phosphatidylinositol-binding clathrin assembly protein LAP gives MAGQTINDRLLAARHSLAGQGLAKSVCKATTEEMIGPKKKHLDYLVHCTNEPNVSIPHLATLLIERSQNANWVVVYKALITTHHMLAYGNERFIQYLASSNSSFQLNNFLDKGGVQGAVGARMGYDMSPFIRRYAKYLNEKALSYRTVAFDFCKMKRGKEEGSLRVMHADKLLKTLPILQAQLDSLLEFDCTANDLTNGVINMCFMLLFRDLIRLFACYNDGIINLLEKYFDMNKKQCRDALDLYKKFLTRMDRVGEFLKVAENVGIDKGDLPDLTKAPSSLLDALEQHLLALEGKKGSAANTPTQTASNQKNVKSGVNALTSTSSSFGIVAESSKFDSPTNGMIDESLKAQVLAEEEAAMNQYKSKVSSPTTASAITNPFLSSPTTSQNNIVDLFEAPKPVQDQQASAASSKASDDLLQLGNPFADVFATPAPVASTVPVGNTNAFAAPNTWMGNGGFNGSMTTAAVPGMAGQAVQGSDTFVSDNNFTSVFGGLEQNGSSAPPAAASQPGKVLTGDLDSSLASLAESLTINKSSCGKNMQWSSPKTSAKTGSAGWSPQPQPATNQTGYKPMAQGMAVFPVPSTIHPSTHTPLPVVPGYYLQQGMTQIRPMMGATMSGTTPAMAPGMATTGMASQQPVLPSQQPMHMQTAMMQQPATAMPSAAAATGNIQLDPFGAL, from the exons ATGGCTGGCCAAACGATCAATGACAGGTTGCTGGCTGCACGACACAGCCTTGCTGGACAAGGGCTTGCCAAATCCGTGTGCAAGGCTACGACGGAAGAAATGATTGGCCCGAAGAAAAAGCATCTTGACT ATTTGGTACATTGCACCAACGAACCGAACGTATCGATTCCCCATTTAGCTACACTGTTGATTGAACGATCTCAGAATGCAAATTGGGTCGTAGTGTACAAGGCACTGATCACAACTCATCACATGTTGGCCTACGGAAACGAG CGATTTATCCAATATTTGGCTTCAAGCAATTCATCCTTCCAATTGAACAACTTTCTTGATAAGGGTGGAGTACAAG GCGCTGTTGGTGCTCGTATGG GTTATGACATGTCTCCGTTTATACGGCGTTACGCAAAATATCTCAACGAGAAGGCTTTGTCGTATCGTACAGTGGCCTTCGACTTTTGCAAAATGAAACGTGGAAAGGAGGAAGGCTCTTTGCGCGTGATGCACGCCGACAAACTTCTGAAGACATTGCCAATTCTGCAGGCTCAACTTGATTCGTTACTGGAGTTTGATTGTACGGCGAACGATCTTACCAACg GAGTTATCAACATGTGCTTCATGTTGTTATTCCGTGATTTGATACGGCTGTTCGCTTGTTATAACGATGGCATCATTAATCTGCTGGAGAAGTATTTCGACATGAATAAGAAACAATGCCGCGATGCGCTTGATTTATACAAAAAGTTTCTTACTCGAATGGATCGCGTCGGCGAGTTTCTCAAAGTCGCAGAG AACGTTGGCATTGATAAGGGTGACCTGCCAGATCTGACCAAAGCACCGAGTTCTCTGTTAGATGCGCTAGAACAGCACTTGCTGGCCCTAGAAGGCAAGAAGGGATCGGCAGCAAACACTCCAACACAAACAGCGAG CAATCAAAAGAATGTTAAAAGCGGAGTGAACGCACTTACATCGACTAGTTCATCCTTTGGGATTGTGGCGGAATCCAGCAAATTTGATAGTCCCACAAATGGCATGATCGATGAGAGTTTGAAGGCTCAAGTTCTGGCTGAAGAAGAGGCTGCAATGAATCAGTACAAG TCGAAGGTATCATCACCAACAACGGCTTCGGCTATAACAAACCCGTTCCTGTCGTCGCCCACCACTAGTCAAAACAACATTGTCGATCTGTTTGAGGCTCCGAAACCCGTACAAGATCAGCAAGCATCTGCTGCTTCGTCCAAAGCGTCGGATGATCTACTGCAACTTGGAAATCCTTTTGCAGATGTTTTCGCCACACCAGCACCAGTCGCTAGTACTGTGCCAGTAGGAAATACAAATGCGTTTGCAGCCCCGAATACATGGATGGGAAATGGAG GTTTTAACGGTAGTATGACAACGGCAGCAGTCCCAGGAATGGCTGGACAAGCAGTCCAGGGCAGCGACACTTTCGTGTCCGATAACAACTTCACTTCCGTTTTCGGTGGATTGGAACAAAATG GATCCAGCGCACCTCCGGCCGCTGCCTCTCAGCCAGGCAAAGTATTGACCGGTGATTTGGATAGTTCGTTGGCGTCGTTAGCCGAAAGTCTTACTATCAATAAGTCCAGTTGTGGGAA GAATATGCAATGGAGTTCACCGAAGACATCAGCAAAAACTGGTTCGGCTGGATGGTCACCCCAACCACAACCGGCCACTAATCAGACAGGCTACAAACCAATG GCACAAGGTATGGCTGTTTTTCCAGTTCCTAGCACAATACATCCCAGCACACACACTCCCCTTCCCGTAGTGCCAGGATATTACCTTCAG CAAGGTATGACCCAAATAAGGCCAATGATGGGTGCTACCATGTCCGGAACAACACCAGCGATGGCCCCAGGAATGGCCACTACTGGCATGGCATCCCAGCAACCGGTGCTTCCTAGTCAACAACCGATGCACATGCAAACAGCTATGATGCAACAACCAGCGACAGCAATGCCTTCCGCCGCTGCTGCGACTGGCAATATACAGTTGGATCCATTCGGAGCACTCTAA
- the LOC128714787 gene encoding probable arginine--tRNA ligase, cytoplasmic has product MAHVYRKLFAEKVSRICGTNVQIPMTALNFTYQKMSQTPELNLSVHCLGNIADRIFSCSSEICGIGKSEHIINISTELRSGKKWLKLSLDKLKLIQTVLDRKSVHEEYNTTKSETMIVEFSSPNIAKPFHAGHLRSTIVGNFLSNVNEFLGNRVLRLNYLGDWGTQFGYLALGVQLKQLSRSDINENPLKCLYDAYVYAHEAVRNDPNMHELAINIFSRMEQGTADDLHQWEDYRAYTVQELEDIYRRLGVRFTGYEWESQYGVNKIANVLETLKHCDILKDQTDGRKVVQLQHRTIPVVKSDGSGMYLLRDIAALMDRHKRFGFQKCFYVVENGQTDHFASLREVAHLLQLPYAGGIEHIKFGRIHGMSTRRGKVVFLKDILHEAQLLVQEKQHESPNTKTNTIDNPEICDILGTSAVIINDLKQRRMKDYDFDWSKILRMEGDSGIKLQYTHCRLVSLLERQSSAEELLYVECDGSSLKEPEALELICQLANFKPICYQAQEAAEACILVAYLFRLCKAINLALKRLPVKQEPDKKKRQQRIVLFSKAKFILHTGMELLGLRPLTEM; this is encoded by the exons ATGGCTCATGTTTATCGTAAGCTTTTCGCTGAAAAG GTGTCGCGAATATGCGGAACGAACGTTCAAATACCTATGACGGCGCTAAACTTTACTTACCAAAAAATGTCTCAAACGCCGGAGTTAAACCTCTCAGTGCACTGCTTAGGAAACATTGCGGACCGAATATTCTCCTGCTCTAGTGAGATATGTGGCATTGGGAAATCAGAGCATATTATCAACATATCGACAGAATTACGATCTGGGAAAAAGTGGTTGAAACTATCGCTTGACAAATTGAAGCTAATACAAACGGTACTTGACCGAAAATCAGTGCATGAGGAATATAATACTACCAAGAGTGAAACCATGATAGTAGAATTTAGTTCACCCAACATTGCAAAACCGTTTCATGCTGGACATCTAAGGTCAACTATTGTAGGTAATTTTCTGTCCAACGTAAATGAATTCCTTGGTAATCGTGTTCTCAGGCTTAACTACCTTGGTGACTGGGGTACGCAGTTTGGATATTTAGCACTGGGAGTGCAACTAAAACAACTTTCACGGTCGGATATAAATGAAAACCCGTTAAAGTGTCTCTATGACGCATACGTCTACGCGCACGAAGCAGTGCGTAACGATCCAAACATGCACGAATTGGccataaatattttttcacgCATGGAACAAGGCACCGCCGATGATCTACATCAATGGGAGGACTACCGCGCTTACACAGTGCAGGAATTGGAAGATATTTATCGAAGGCTAGGCGTGCGATTCACCGGGTACGAGTGGGAATCACAATACGGAGTAAACAAAATAGCAAATGTGCTAGAAACACTGAAGCATTGCGACATACTGAAAGATCAAACGGATGGACGAAAGGTAGTGCAACTTCAGCATCGAACTATTCCCGTAGTGAAAAGCGATGGTTCCGGCATGTATCTTTTGCGCGACATTGCTGCCTTGATGGATCGCCACAAAAGGTTCGGTTTCCAGAAATGTTTTTACGTGGTCGAAAATGGTCAAACGGATCATTTTGCATCGCTACGTGAGGTAGCACACCTTCTGCAATTGCCTTATGCTGGCGGCATCGAACACATCAAATTTGGCCGAATACACGGAATGAGCACTAGGCGTGGAAAGGTTGTATTTTTGAAAGATATTCTACACGAGGCGCAACTCTTGGTGCAGGAGAAACAACACGAGTCTCCAAACACCAAGACCAATACAATCGATAATCCCGAAATTTGTGATATCCTGGGCACTAGTGCCGTCATTATCAATGATTTAAAACAACGCCGCATGAAGGACTATGATTTTGATTGGTCAAAAATTCTCCGCATGGAAGGTGATTCGGGAATTAAGTTGCAGTACACTCACTGTCGTTTGGTGAGCCTTCTAGAGAGACAATCATCAGCAGAGGAATTATTATATGTCGAATGTGATGGATCATCTTTGAAGGAACCAGAAGCACTAGAGCTAATATGTCAGCTGGCCAATTTTAAACCAATTTGTTACCAGGCTCAAGAAGCAGCGGAAGCTTGCATACTCGTCGCCTATTTGTTCCGTCTGTG CAAAGCTATAAACTTGGCCCTCAAAAGATTGCCAGTAAAACAAGAACCTGACAAAAAGAAACGGCAGCAACGAATAGTGCTATTCAGTAAGGCAAAGTTTATTCTGCACACCGGAATGGAGTTGTTAGGATTAAGGCCATTGACAGAAATGTGA
- the LOC128713513 gene encoding cytokine receptor yields MYRAGIVILICWMCCVSHSSKIKSQSLSLGWITPREPLYIQVNDSFSLQCTLNMHAGRGLNSSNLMFYLGDKPVPREQVKILNASTIELTVKRAVPQPNYGYTCTVNDKNGVEMRSVYVGHKPREVKDFKCRDPHWSNKMVCTFTPDPNTIPTTYKLKLSYPSAFQDYDCNLETDDQTKQTKCIIDGRMGYQNFRELFRFYLTAENELGTLNQDFTINQFDVVVPQEPKECAFQNITSDSAVLKWKHWYKYKEFTYRKFKFEVKLLSKFDNNVWHTAINDIVLLKGEEYTLPLRNLRYAATSYDVRIRMRTNSSEEGEDMWSNYTACLFNTLPRKPDIPPDVAIGGFEDSTEHHLFVYWRKLDDWQHNGNGFYYNITMIGPNGTIITHLNTTKGVIDRHHVADMDYTFKIRSVNTEGISKRSSEVFVPSRRHRLGKPLIDKLLSDSGKFTLSWKPPSHAHATITSYTVFWCNTTSNSPNDCNGSINFTSVAPDQTTFILSDAGSTLNFAVAANAGNLSSGMVWAACTATHKTDIGKLKIIWITEMMSSYIYLKWNTECGDVAHTGYIIYYCPISNPRTLSCKEPELSVNVTNKNQQECQLENLKPYVTYKIEIAMYSETQMGPRSEPLVNTTREAAPSPPRNLMVRKITNSSITLHWEPPEHINGGKMSYEISYNGHPLKYNVEELETEENQTLEHLDAFTEYNISVRALTIGFSNASEPVRVRTLVGNPQTIGQPSTNSSNGSKLTISWNPPMKPSGCVEFYELRVKAKQTVTYQQRKTECQLREAICQNRDSSKYEFLVRAVNIDIAGPNEEAFERLSCNDRWAELNKMWSDLRRHVAYADCGTYDAESTWLHSPPPNIRLHYGPWSEPLAHWCSMENKNALHPFMLIGFIMMCSVIVLGYSYIRVKHVLQVKVIIPDGLNDITGSGKPGFNSVLGPTAIIFTEHHRVDHIITGGSNKEASYSKEQNQCLLPSSSSSGGSIADLSGHDQRSSADYCSNSGCCEDDSTSFYDQEAERQDLHGYSDETTESIGNSQEHDRHLGSTSRRSNEIDSSFGQMSQRKTSSPMHLMDGNNGSQNRSSAIPITVTSGYVPAPVVSAIKQPISSNGYLQIGALTNGGSMLAPLDTTMMQKSLNVKISTAPISGYVTHKQLSDYGQHLK; encoded by the exons ATGTATCGTGCAGGGATTGTAATATTAATCTGCTGGATGTGCTGTGTGTCCCATTCGTCAAAAATTAAAAGTCAAAGTTTGTCACTAGGAT GGATCACCCCCCGTGAACCTTTATACATACAGGTGAATGACTCGTTCTCATTGCAATGTACGCTCAATATGCATGCCGGACGTGGATTAAACAGCAGCAATCTTATGTTCTACCTAGGCGATAAACCTGTTCCACGAGAACAGGTGAAG ATACTCAATGCTTCTACTATTGAGCTAACGGTAAAGCGAGCAGTGCCACAGCCGAACTATGGGTACACATGTACCGTGAACGATAAGAATGGTGTTGAGATGCGCAGCGTCTACGTTGGTCACAAACCGCGCGAGGTGAAGGACTTCAAGTGCCGTGACCCGCACTGGTCTAATAAGATGGTGTGCACCTTCACGCCGGATCCAAATACGATACCCACGACGTACAAATTGAAGTTAAGTTATCCGTCCGCCTTTCAAGATTACGACTGTAATCTCGAAACTGACGaccagacaaaacaaacaaagtgcaTCATTGATGGCAGGATGGGGTACCAGAATTTCAGAGaacttttccgtttttatcTGACCGCAGAAAATGAGTTAGGCACGTTGAATCAAGATTTCACCATCAATCAGTTCGATGTGGTCGTTCCACAAGAACCCAAGGAATGTGCATTTCAAAATATTACGTCCGACAGCGCGGTACTAAAGTGGAAACATTGGTACAAGTATAAAGAATTTACTTATCGCAAGTTTAAGTTCGAAGTCAAGCTGCTGTCTAAATTTGACAACAACGTATGGCACACAGCTATCAACGACATCGTACTACTTAAAGGTGAGGAGTATACACTACCCCTGCGGAATCTTCGATATGCTGCGACATCCTACGATGTTCGTATCAGAATGCGCACGAATTCGTCTGAGGAAGGTGAAGATATGTGGTCAAATTATACTGCCTGCCTGTTCAATACGTTGCCCCGTAAACCTGACATACCACCGGATGTGGCCATTGGTGGCTTCGAGGACTCTACCGAACATCATCTATTCGTGTATTGGCGGAAATTAGACGACTGGCAGCATAATGGCAATGGATTCTACTACAATATTACCATGATTGGACCGAATGGAACAATTAT TACTCACCTAAACACGACAAAAGGTGTGATCGACCGACATCATGTTGCTGACATGGATTATACTTTCAAAATACGCAGCGTTAATACAGAGGGTATTTCGAAACGTAGCAGTGAAGTGTTTGTTCCGAGTCGTCGGCATCGTCTTGGCAAACCCTTGATCGACAAGTTGCTCTCCGATTCGGGCAAGTTTACGCTATCTTGGAAGCCCCCTTCTCATGCTCATGCTACGATCACTAGCTACACGGTATTCTGGTGCAATACAACTAGCAACTCTCCGAATGATTGTAATGgatcaattaattttacaaGCGTCGCCCCGGATCAGACTACCTTTATACTTAGCGATGCCGGATCAACACTTAATTTTGCTGTAGCAGCAAACGCCGGAAATCTTTCATCAGGCATGGTATGGGCGGCTTGCACAGCCACGCACAAAACTGACATTGGCAAGTTGAAAATTATCTGGATCACCGAGATGATGTCGTCATACATTTACCTAAAGTGGAATACCGAGTGCGGTGATGTGGCACACACAGGATATATCATCTACTACTGCCCGATCTCGAATCCTCGCACACTCAGTTGCAAGGAACCGGAACTTTCAGTTAACGTGACGAACAAGAATCAGCAGGAATGCCAGTTGGAAAACCTGAAACCGTACGTCACTTATAAGATTGAAATTGCTATGTACTCCGAAACGCAAATGGGACCTCGCAGCGAACCGTTGGTGAATACGACAAGGGAGGCAG CTCCATCGCCACCACGAAATTTGATGGTTCGTAAAATAACGAATAGCAGCATAACTCTGCACTGGGAACCACCGGAACATATCAATGGAGGCAAAATGAGCTACGAAATCAGCTACAATGGCCATCCGTTGAAGTACAACGTTGAAGAACTAGAAACAGAAGAGAACCAAACGCTCGAACATCTGGATGCATTTACCGAGTACAATATTAGTGTGCGAGCTCTGACCATCGGATTTTCAAATGCCAGCGAACCTGTGCGTGTTCGAACGCTGGTAGGGAATCCGCAAACGATCGGACAACCGAGCACCAATAGTTCGAACGGTTCAAAGCTAACTATTAGTTGGAATCCGCCCATGAAACCTTCTGGTTGTGTGGAATTTTATGAGTTGAGGGTGAAAGCGAAGCAGACAGTTACCTATCAACAACGCAAAACCGAGTGTCAACTGCGTGAAGCAATATGTCAAAATCGCGATAGTTCGAAGTATGAATTTCTAGTGCGTGCAGTAAACATAGACATTGCCGGACCAAATGAGGAAGCGTTTGAGCGGCTTTCATGCAACGATCGCTGGGCTGAGTTGAATAAAATGTGGTCTGATTTGAGGCGGCATGTAGCGTATGCAGATTGTGGAACATACGATGCTGAATCTACTTGGCTTCATTCACCACCGCCTAACATAAGGCTGCATTATGGTCCTTGGTCTGAGCCGTTGGCGCACTGGTGCTCGATGGAGAACAAAAATGCTTTACATCCATTCATGTTGATAGGATTTATCATGATGTGTTCTGTCATCGTGCTTGGTTATTCGTACATCCGAGTAAAGCACGTACTGCAGGTTAAGGTGATAATACCGGACGGTCTGAATGACATTACTGGATCAGGTAAACCAGGATTTAACTCTGTGCTTGGACCAACTGCCATCATTTTCACGGAGCACCATCGCGTCGATCACATTATAACGGGAGGTTCCAACAAAGAGGCCAGTTATagcaaagaacaaaaccaatGTCTCCTACcgtcatcttcgtcctccGGAGGTAGCATCGCGGACTTGAGCGGCCATGATCAACGGTCCTCAGCTGATTACTGCAGTAACAGTGGATGCTGCGAGGACGATAGTACTAGCTTTTATGATCAGGAAGCAGAACGTCAAGATCTACATGGG TATAGCGACGAAACAACGGAATCAATTGGAAATAGTCAGGAACACGATAGACACTTGGGCAGCACTAGCCGTAGATCGAACGAGATAGACTCATCATTCGGACAAATGagccaaagaaaaacaagctcaCCAATGCACTTGATGGATGGCAATAATGGCAGTCAAAACAGATCATCCGCAATACCGATTACCGTCACATCTGGATATGTACCAGCGCCAGTAGTAAGC GCCATCAAGCAGCCAATCAGTTCAAATGGTTATTTGCAAATAGGAGCACTGACTAATGGTGGTAGCATGCTGGCGCCATTGGACACGACGATGATGCAGAAATCGCTGAATGTTAAAATATCAACAGCTCCTATATCAG GCTACGTAACGCATAAGCAGCTATCAGATTATGgacaacatttaaaataa
- the LOC128714951 gene encoding uncharacterized protein LOC128714951: MQSLQIQRNPIRDQKTVLLFINQIKQHPCLWKQSDDYYRNINARKVAWCTIARKMGHSVSVLRSKWRSLTVHYFKLRDDIELRRNAQNQGGPNWFAYCSMEFLGNSKNVRQRRGQHKEYLILGEEQNIVPEECELNEIVHVEEESENYEATMEDNLAESTTVCTVSYDVTNGNLPQGTLLEEEQNNADDGMADSEISLEQRYVNEKRKSMLLYQLNERLEKQLQQQRAEVQLQQQKMLSLEQKLKFSERKLAKLTKIHQENFDTIVSDDDTTETLVDGTTFTINVATDANGQCDPLYNPTETINRGSSSDPIQLMSSSIKKMQTVIESFTNQSKRRYSGFGEFMVRELNDMDETTSLRLIKDMISILQREGNVHRNTRTHVE; the protein is encoded by the exons ATGCAGTCATTGCAAATACAGAGAAAC CCAATACGGGATCAAAAAACAGTTCTGCTTTTTATAAACCAAATAAAGCAACATCCCTGTCTGTGGAAGCAATCAGATGATTATTACAGGAATATAAATGCAAGAAAAGTAGCTTGGTGCACAATAGCTCGAAAAATGGGGCACAGTGTTTCGGTCCTGAGGAGTAAATGGCGAAGCTTAACGGTCCATTACTTCAAGCTTAGAGACGACATAGAACTGAGAAGGAATGCTCAGAATCAAGGTGG GCCAAATTGGTTTGCCTACTGCTCAATGGAGTTTTTGGGAAATTCCAAAAATGTTCGCCAAAGAAGAGGACAG CATAAAGAATATCTAATTTTGGGCGAAGAACAAAACATAGTTCCGGAGGAATGTGAACTGAATGAGATAGTCCACGTTGAAGAAGAATCCGAGAATTACGAAGCGACAATGGAGGATAATTTAGCGGAATCAACGACCGTATGTACCGTGTCTTATGATGTGACGAATGGCAATCTGCCCCAAGGCACTTTGCTGGAGGAAGAACAAAATAATGCTGATGATGGCATGGCAGATTCTGAAATCTCTCTCGAACAACGTTATGTGAATGAAAAACGGAAATCAATGTTGTTATATCAGTTAAACGAAAGACTCGAGAAACAGCTACAACAGCAAAGAGCGGAAGTACAG ctacaacaacaaaaaatgttatccttggagcaaaaattgaaattctcTGAAAGAAAATTAGCCAAATTGACAAAAATTCATCAG GAGAATTTTGATACAATTGTATCAGATGACGACACAACAGAAACGTTAGTGGATGGCACAACTTTTACGATCAACGTTGCAACTGATGCAAACGGTCAATGTGATCCGTTGTATAACCCGACAGAGACAATCAATCGAGGCAGTAGCTCAGACCCTATTCAGTTAATGAGTAGTTCCATCAAAAAGATGCAAACTGTAATTGAGAGTTTTACAAATCAATCGAAGCGTCGTTATAGCGGTTTCGGAGAGTTTATGGTGCGCGAGCTTAATGATATGGATGAGACAACTAGCTTAAGATTGATTAAAGACATGATATCGATATTGcaaagggaaggaaatgttCATCGCAACACTAGAACCCATGTGGAATGA
- the LOC128714950 gene encoding sterile alpha motif domain-containing protein 1, whose product MGKSSQVAMDPDSSSDRITARVGSRTKKAKIVFDPSDHHVPRKRNRRGENDTAVTTTGPSKSETSRTTTPLSSSPTEGGSSYDSHTSAATSTLPIITASHRSGTTTPGTSCRLCQKCGQKGPGRIPRKPPTTPWTCSACLLPKTDSKTSGNKQVKSKNQTKSVRHRTSEESDNINDGEEENEEQGEEEEEEEKEEDNKQQHDFAGFSETELGGHGNANDVTAEERLYPPVKQDPSADSDGGDLADTTAPSKSTKSTFKVDHNNDEGRDESVKDIRYWTCDDVCRFFGRHCQAWGDLFHEQEIDGASLLLMRKGDVLTRFGLKLGPAMELYQRIVALQNGDRDIVDVRLTWI is encoded by the exons ATGGGCAAATCATCACAGGTTGCCATGGATCCTGATAGCAGCAGTGATCGCATAACAGCTCGCGTTGGATCGCGAACGAAG AAAGCTAAAATTGTATTTGACCCCTCCGATCATCATGTGCCGCGAAAACGCAACCGCCGCGGTGAAAACGATACAGCGGTAACAACAACGGGGCCATCGAAATCAGAAACAAGCCGGACCACAACGCCGTTATCGTCGTCGCCTACCGAAGGTGGTTCAAGCTACGATAGTCATACATCGGCGGCAACTTCAACGCTACCGATAATAACAGCTAGCCATCGCAGTGGTACTACGACGCCGGGGACATCGTGTCGCCTTTGTCAGAAATGCGGCCAGAAAGGCCCAGGACGAATACCCCGTAAACCACCCACAACACCATGGACGTGTTCAGCTTGTCTGTTACCTAAAACGGATAGCAAGACATCCGGTAACAAACAGGTAAAGTcgaaaaatcaaacgaaatcgGTCAGGCATCGAACCTCTGAAGAATCCGATAATATCAATGACGGAGAGGAGGAGAATGAGGAGCagggagaagaagaagaagaagaagagaaagaagaagataACAAGCAGCAGCATGATTTTGCCGGATTCAGCGAGACGGAACTCGGTGGCCATGGGAATGCAAACGATGTAACGGCAGAAGAACGGCTATATCCTCCGGTCAAACAAGACCCAAGTGCGGATAGTGACGGTGGAGACCTAGCCGATACCACCGCACCTAGTAAATCCACTAAATCGACATTTAAAGTCGATCATAACAATGATGAAGGAAGAGATGAATCGGTCAAAGACATACGGTATTGGACGTGCGATGATGTGTGTCGCTTTTTTGGTAGACATTGCCAAGCGTGGGGTGATTTATTCCACGAACAG GAAATTGATGGCGCATCGTTGCTCTTAATGCGGAAAGGTGATGTACTGACGAGATTTGGCCTTAAGCTTGGCCCGGCAATGGAACTGTATCAGCGTATAGTTGCTCTACAGAACGGTGACAGAGATATAGTCGATGTACGATTGACTTGGATATAA
- the LOC128714650 gene encoding uncharacterized protein LOC128714650 → MAVGGRVTGRLGYGNGYSDGRSYAGINEEIMYVSIGMGIIIAILICIALCYIARENCKNKREYYITA, encoded by the exons ATGGCGGTTGGAG GGCGTGTTACGGGTCGTCTTGGTTACGGGAATGGATATTCTGACG GACGTTCCTATGCCGGAATCAACGAGGAAATCATGTACGTAAGCATAGGAATGGGAATTATCATTGCCATACTGATTTGCATCGCACTATGCTATATCGCTCGGGAAAACTGTAAAAACAAGCGAGAATATTATATTACGGCCTAA